In the Euphorbia lathyris chromosome 5, ddEupLath1.1, whole genome shotgun sequence genome, one interval contains:
- the LOC136229658 gene encoding putative F-box protein At1g67623, whose translation MAILASKKLITKRRRKEKHSDLPIELLSDILARVASTSCTDLFNAKSTCKEWFKGASEDYVYEHVSIDSLPVIPCRNTSKPVVSFLEKCIQVGNPESLFRQGMVDYFSHSKPDSGLEYLRKASDKGHLEAKYVYGIILVCYGGKFREQGLKLVGDLKYELVDECRENVRKVVQPIWKRNFIVEAGEENELRLRRRNCGCKERSPRMKKKSMGWRDVEEFDDGVSCNGCLWDTEATRFCGMLRTGRFSYRFVY comes from the coding sequence ATGGCAATTCTAGCTTCAAAAAAACTTATAACCAAACGGAGAAGAAAAGAGAAACATTCCGACTTACCAATAGAGTTACTATCTGATATTCTAGCTAGAGTTGCTTCAACATCATGCACCGATCTTTTCAACGCCAAATCAACCTGCAAAGAATGGTTCAAAGGAGCATCAGAAGATTATGTTTACGAACATGTTTCAATTGATTCTTTACCCGTAATTCCATGCAGGAATACGAGTAAACCCGTTGTCTCTTTTCTCGAGAAGTGCATACAAGTCGGAAACCCTGAATCATTATTCCGACAAGGAATGGTTGATTATTTCAGCCATTCAAAACCGGATTCCGGGCTTGAGTACTTGAGAAAAGCGAGTGATAAAGGTCATTTGGAAGCCAAATATGTTTATGGTATAATTCTTGTTTGTTATGGCGGGAAGTTTAGGGAACAAGGTTTGAAGTTGGTTGGTGATTTGAAATACGAATTGGTGGATGAATGTAGGGAGAATGTGAGGAAGGTTGTTCAACCGATATGGAAGCGTAATTTTATAGTTGAAGCAGGAGAAGAAAACGAGTTGAGATTGAGAAGAAGAAATTGTGGTTGCAAAGAAAGATCACcgaggatgaagaagaaatcAATGGGATGGAGAGATGTGGAAGAGTTTGATGATGGAGTTTCATGTAATGGTTGTTTATGGGATACTGAAGCAACTCGGTTCTGTGGTATGCTTAGAACTGGCAGGTTCTCTTATAGATTTGTTTATTAA
- the LOC136229024 gene encoding receptor-like protein EIX2, with protein sequence MAIKRVCFQLLFTLFLFWKLFPLEANKSITNATNSEVGCIEIERKALLNFKKGLNDNDSSGQLSTWVGEDCCKWSGVWCNKQTGNVLRLQLSNLSGKINPSLFDLKHLNNVSLSSNDFEGAPIPKFIASFSELSYLDLSNSSFSGRVPPHLGNLSNLLYLNLNANNKMWVSGLNWITKFSHLQYLNLGDVDLSLASTTWLHSVSMLPFLEQLHLPRSELQNFPDFIPQSNFSNLKILNLENNLLNTSFPQWLFNISTLLKLQFMGCQIIGSLPADGWGKLCNLVSLDLPYNELSGRIDEFFGSLSECSNSSLEELDFWDNQLNGEIPESIGGFKNLKILWLGENSISGSIPPSIENLSFLESFYLPANAMDGTLPDTIGQLSNLVLIDLSRNSWKGVLSETHFLRLTKLKTFGVSSLRMSLAVNISHDWIPPFSLDYMEISACNLGSVFPSWIEAQTDLSFLILKDDALWGEIPDWLWKLSQELISLDLSGNQFKGKVPSSLVFGSEAWVDLHSNYLEGSLPIWTNVKDLNLDDNTFSGPIPMKFCKEMRLLRTFYFLETS encoded by the coding sequence ATGGCGATTAAGAGAGTCTGCTTCCAGCTTTTGTTCACCCTTTTCCTATTCTGGAAACTTTTTCCTCTTGAAGCTAATAAATCTATTACCAATGCCACAAATTCTGAAGTGGGTTGCATTGAGATAGAGAGGAAAGCACTTCTTAACTTCAAGAAGGGTCTTAATGATAATGATTCTTCAGGTCAGCTTTCAACTTGGGTTGGTGAAGATTGCTGTAAATGGTCTGGAGTGTGGTGCAACAAGCAGACAGGAAATGTACTCAGGCTTCAACTGTCAAACTTAAGTGGTAAGATAAATCCTTCTTTGTTTgacttgaagcatttgaacaaCGTTAGTCTAAGTTCAAACGATTTTGAAGGAGCCCCAATACCCAAATTCATTGCTTCTTTTAGTGAATTGAGTTATCTTGATCTCTCCAATTCATCATTTTCCGGACGGGTTCCTCCTCATCTCGGAAACTTATCAAACTTGCTTTATCTTAATCTCAACGCAAATAACAAGATGTGGGTTTCTGGTTTGAATTGGATCACTAAATTCTCTCATTTGCAATATCTAAATCTAGGAGATGTGGATCTTAGTTTAGCATCAACCACTTGGCTGCATTCTGTTAGCATGCTTCCATTTCTTGAACAACTCCATTTGCCTCGTTCCGAACTGCAGAACTTTCCTGATTTTATACCACAATCAAATTTTAGCAATCTTAAAATCCTCAACCTAGAGAACAATCTCCTCAACACTTCATTTCCTCAATGGTTGTTTAATATTAGCACCCTTCTGAAACTTCAATTCATGGGTTGTCAAATTATAGGGTCTTTGCCCGCTGATGGTTGGGGAAAATTATGCAACCTGGTATCTTTAGATCTGCCTTATAATGAACTTAGTGGTCGAATAGATGAGTTTTTTGGAAGTTTGTCAGAATGTAGCAATTCGAGCTTGGAGGAACTAGATTTCTGGGATAACCAATTAAATGGAGAGATACCCGAGTCAATAGGAGGGTTTAAGAATTTGAAAATCCTATGGTTAGGGGAGAACTCAATTTCAGGTTCAATTCCACCGTCTATtgaaaatttatcatttttggAGTCATTTTATCTACCTGCCAATGCAATGGATGGGACTCTTCCTGATACCATTGGGCAGCTATCAAATTTAGTCTTAATAGATCTTTCTAGAAATTCTTGGAAAGGTGTTCTGTCTGAAACTCATTTTCTTAGGCTAACAAAGTTAAAGACTTTTGGTGTGTCATCTCTGAGGATGTCTTTAGCTGTTAACATAAGTCATGATTGGATCCCTCCTTTTAGTCTTGACTACATGGAAATCTCTGCTTGTAATTTGGGTTCAGTGTTCCCTTCGTGGATCGAAGCTCAAACGGATCTTTCGTTTCTGATACTGAaggatgatgctctttggggTGAAATACCGGATTGGCTTTGGAAGCTTTCTCAAGAACTTATATCTCTAGATCTTTCTGGTAATCAATTCAAAGGCAAAGTGCCGAGTTCACTAGTTTTCGGTTCTGAAGCTTGGGTTGATTTGCATTCCAATTACTTGGAGGGCTCACTTCCAATTTGGACTAATGTCAAGGATCTGAATTTAGATGACAACACATTTTCTGGTCCAATTCCTATGAAGTTTTGTAAAGAAATGCGGTTGTTAAGAACCTTCTACTTTCTGGAAACTTCTTAA
- the LOC136228637 gene encoding receptor-like protein EIX2 produces the protein MWVSDLNWITRFSHLQYLNLGDVDLSLASTTWLHSVNMLPSLEQLHLPRSELQNFPDSIPQSNFSNLKILNLENNLLNTSFPQWLFNISTLVKLQFMGCQIIGSLPADGWGKLCNLVSLDLPYNELSGRIDEFLGSLSECSNSSLEELDFWDNQLNGEIPELIGGFKNLKILWLGENSISGSIPSSIGNLSFLESFYLPANAMDGTIPDTIGQLSNLVLIDLSRNSWKGVLSETHFLRLTKLKTFGVSSLRMSLAVNISHDWIPPFSLDYMEISACNLGSMFPLWIQTQTDLSFLILKDDALSGAIPDWLWKLSPELISLDLSSNQFKGKVPSSLVFGSEAWVDLHSNYLEGSLPIWTNVKDLNLDDNTFSGPISMKFCKGMPLLRTLLLSGNFLNGSIPQCISGLKDLMTLDLSNNNFSGNIQIPWEELSVRVVDLSKNNLTGEIPSSICSSPNLNVLKLFGNRLSGEILRSLENCTGLNILDLGENMFSGNIPELIAEWLPDLEALGLRGNLFDGGITEQLCRLFYLHILDLANNDFSGFIPSCIGNLSGVQSPSIYYPSVIYSLVLYEEKMELIMKGRQVEQIRILGIVNAIDLSNNDFRGEIPEEIADLAYLGSLNLSWNHLTGKIPEKFRDLNRLETLDLSCNKLSGPIPLSMVSMTFLNYLNLSNNNLSGPIPTANQFQTFNDPSIYEGNSYLCGVPLTTECSNSNADDFPRANDVESEDDDWIEMKWFYIGMAPGFVLGFWVVFGTLAIKKSWRHAYFSFVDNVNYRTCLFFRKILDWSRTRLITDG, from the coding sequence ATGTGGGTTTCTGATTTGAATTGGATCACTAGATTCTCTCATTTGCAATATCTAAATCTAGGGGATGTGGATCTTAGTTTAGCATCAACCACTTGGCTGCATTCTGTTAACATGCTTCCATCTCTTGAACAACTCCATTTGCCTCGTTCCGAACTACAAAACTTTCCTGATTCTATACCACAATCAAATTTTAGCAATCTTAAAATCCTCAACCTAGAGAACAATCTCCTCAACACTTCATTTCCTCAATGGTTGTTTAATATTAGCACCCTTGTGAAACTTCAATTCATGGGTTGTCAAATTATAGGGTCTTTGCCTGCTGATGGTTGGGGAAAATTATGCAACCTGGTATCTTTAGATCTGCCTTATAACGAACTTAGTGGTCGAATAGATGAGTTTTTAGGAAGTTTGTCAGAATGTAGCAATTCAAGCTTGGAGGAGCTAGATTTCTGGGATAACCAATTAAATGGAGAGATACCGGAGTTAATAGGAGGGTTTAAGAATTTGAAAATCCTATGGTTAGGGGAGAACTCAATTTCAGGTTCAATTCCATCATCTATTGGAAATTTATCATTTTTGGAGTCATTTTATCTACCTGCCAATGCAATGGACGGGACTATTCCTGATACCATTGGGCAGCTATCGAATTTAGTCTTAATAGATCTTTCTAGAAATTCTTGGAAAGGTGTTCTGTCTGAAACTCATTTTCTTAGGCTAACAAAGTTAAAGACTTTTGGTGTGTCATCTCTGAGGATGTCTTTAGCTGTTAACATAAGTCATGATTGGATTCCTCCTTTTAGTCTTGACTACATGGAAATCTCTGCTTGTAATTTGGGTTCAATGTTCCCTTTGTGGATCCAAACTCAAACGGATCTTTCGTTTCTGATACTGAAGGATGATGCTCTTTCGGGTGCAATACCGGATTGGCTTTGGAAACTTTCTCCAGAACTTATATCTCTAGATCTTTCTAGTAACCAATTCAAAGGCAAAGTGCCGAGTTCACTAGTTTTCGGTTCTGAAGCTTGGGTTGATTTGCATTCTAATTACTTGGAGGGCTCACTTCCAATTTGGACTAATGTCAAGGATCTGAATTTGGATGACAACACATTTTCTGGTCCAATTTCTATGAAGTTTTGTAAAGGAATGCCATTGTTAAGAACCTTGCTACTTTCTGGAAACTTCTTAAATGGAAGCATTCCTCAATGTATAAGTGGCCTAAAAGATTTGATGACCCTTGATCTTTCAAACAACAATTTCTCTGGGAATATCCAAATTCCATGGGAGGAATTGAGTGTACGTGTCGTGGACCTATCTAAGAACAATCTAACCGGTGAAATTCCTTCCTCAATATGCTCCTCACCCAACCTTAACGTGCTGAAATTGTTTGGGAACCGTCTTTCTGGGGAAATCTTGCGGTCCTTGGAGAACTGCACAGGCTTGAACATCCTTGATCTTGGAGAAAATATGTTTTCCGGAAACATACCGGAGTTGATTGCTGAATGGCTACCTGATCTTGAAGCTCTAGGCCTACGGGGAAACTTGTTTGATGGAGGCATTACTGAACAGCTCTGTCGTCTTTTTTACCTCCATATATTGGATCTTGCCAACAATGATTTCTCAGGATTCATCCCCTCTTGTATTGGCAATCTTTCTGGAGTTCAATCTCCTTCTATCTATTACCCTAGTGTCATATACTCACTTGTATTGTATGAAGAGAAGATGGAGCTGATTATGAAAGGAAGGCAAGTCGAACAGATTCGAATACTTGGGATTGTAAATGCGATAGACTTGTCAAACAATGATTTCAGGGGAGAAATTCCTGAAGAGATAGCAGATCTTGCATATCTTGGTTCATTGAATTTATCCTGGAATCACTTGACAGGAAAGATTCCTGAGAAGTTCAGAGACCTGAACCGACTTGAAACTCTAGACCTCTCCTGCAACAAACTTTCAGGTCCTATTCCTCTCAGCATGGTGTCTATGACATTCTTGAACTACTTGAACTTGTCAAACAATAACTTGTCAGGGCCGATTCCGACTGCAAACCAATTCCAAACTTTCAATGATCCTTCCATTTATGAGGGTAACTCTTATCTTTGCGGGGTTCCGTTGACAACGGAATGTTCGAACTCCAATGCTGATGATTTTCCAAGGGCGAATGATGTTGAAAGTGAAGACGATGATTGGATTGAAATGAAATGGTTTTACATTGGAATGGCTCCAGGGTTTGTTTTGGGATTTTGGGTTGTTTTTGGGACTTTGGCAATAAAGAAGTCTTGGAGACATGCTTATTTTAGTTTTGTGGACAATGTGAATTACAGAACTTGTCTGTTTTTTAGGAAAATTCTAGATTGGTCCCGGACCAGATTGATCACGGACGGTTGA